In the Acidobacteriota bacterium genome, GGCGGCCACGCGAGGGACCCCGCTGGTTGGCCCAGCCACACCACGCTAAGCCCTGCATGTGGGTCGAAGTCCAACAATTTCGTGGTCGTTTCATTAGGAGCAATTGACCGACGCAACGCGCCGCTAAAGCGGAAATGAACTTGAAAGCCGGCGCTTCGCTGGGCCTGAATGTACTCATTCTGGAGGTCCCTCGCTTGCCCGCCCGCAGGTACGCCGAATCGAGCCAATTCGCAAGCTCGCCGCCCGCTCGGGACGACGGGGCGGGGTGAATGCAGGGCTGAGAGTCCGAAGAGGTTACCTTCGCGGCGTCTCTTCTTTCACTCTTCACTCTTCACTCTTCGTCCCCCTCAGCGTCTCCGGACCGCGCGTCGTCTCGTCGACGGCGCATCGAACCGGTAGACGGCGCCGCCGCCGAGATCCGCGACGTAAATCTCTCCGTCGCGATCCTCGCCGAAAGTGGAAATTCTGAACACGGTGTCGAACAGCACCTCGGTCGTCCATTCGCCTCCGACGCGCTGCGCAGTCCAGATCTTCCCGCTGCAGAAGTCGCCGTAAACGAACCGCCCGAAGAGCTCGCTGACGCGCCCTCCTCGATAGACGTAGCCCGCGGTAACGGCGCACCCGTCGCTCCTTCCGTACGCGAGGATCGGATCGACGAGGTCCGCACTCGAACATCCGGAGGAGGGGGAGAAGCAGGCAAAGCCTTCCTTACGGTTCCAGCCGTAATTCAACCCACCCGGAGAGCCGACCGGCTCGAAGTCGATCTCCTCGAAACGGTTCTGGCCGACGTCGCCCGCGTAGAAATCACCCGTCAGCCGGTCGAACGAGAACCGCCATGGGTTCCTCAGTCCGAAGGCCCAGATCTCCGCTCGCGCCGCCGTACCGACGAACGGATTGTCGGGGGGAATCGAGTAGCGGCCGTAGCTGCCGTCCGGAGTCGTCGAGATGCGGAGAATCTTTCCGAGAAGCGTGTCGAGTCGCTGGCCGTTGCCCATCGGATCGCCCCCGTCTCCGCCATCGCCCGTCGCAATCCAGAGATGCCCGTCCGGCCCGAACGCGATCTGGCCGCCGTTATGATTCGAGAAGGGCTGGGAAATCGTCAGCAGGATCGACTCCGTCGAGGGTGCA is a window encoding:
- a CDS encoding PQQ-dependent sugar dehydrogenase, with protein sequence MPRICTVVLAVAFLGPVAKAGVVLSQIASGLDQPVAIASTPHDARLFVAEQPGRIVALRPDGSRSVILDIRSRVRCCGERGLLGVAIDPAENPPAHIYVNYTESSAGNTRISRFDFDSGSGTAAPSTESILLTISQPFSNHNGGQIAFGPDGHLWIATGDGGDGGDPMGNGQRLDTLLGKILRISTTPDGSYGRYSIPPDNPFVGTAARAEIWAFGLRNPWRFSFDRLTGDFYAGDVGQNRFEEIDFEPVGSPGGLNYGWNRKEGFACFSPSSGCSSADLVDPILAYGRSDGCAVTAGYVYRGGRVSELFGRFVYGDFCSGKIWTAQRVGGEWTTEVLFDTVFRISTFGEDRDGEIYVADLGGGAVYRFDAPSTRRRAVRRR